The following coding sequences lie in one Megalodesulfovibrio gigas DSM 1382 = ATCC 19364 genomic window:
- a CDS encoding phosphoglycerate kinase → MHVLHMADLDLAGKRVLIREDFNVPLKDGVITDATRLTASLPTIQLALDKGARVIAMSHLGRPTEGEFDEKNSMKPVADWLNAKLGGKVRLVRELEGVEAAPGELVLLENVRMNKGEKKNDPELGKKYAALCDIFVMDAFGTAHRAEASTHAVGQFAPVACAGLLLAAELTALTKALGAPQRPLLAIVGGAKVSTKLLLLKNLLQKVDGLIVGGGIANTFIVAQGHPVGTSLFEADLVEDAKLLLAEAKAAGKTIHVPTDVVVASELSASARPFLKDVSDIAADDMVLDVGPQTAKAYAAACQEAATIVWNGPVGVFEYEQFAGGSKVLAYSIADSNAFSLVGGGDSVAMVEKFGLAEAMGYISTGGGSFLEFLEGKTLPAVAMLEERAKG, encoded by the coding sequence ATGCACGTGCTGCACATGGCCGATCTGGACCTTGCCGGCAAGCGGGTTCTCATCCGCGAGGATTTCAACGTCCCCCTGAAGGATGGCGTCATCACCGACGCCACCCGCCTCACGGCGTCCCTGCCCACCATCCAGCTCGCCCTGGACAAGGGCGCCCGGGTCATCGCCATGAGCCATCTGGGCCGGCCCACGGAAGGCGAGTTCGACGAAAAGAACTCCATGAAGCCCGTGGCCGACTGGCTCAACGCGAAACTGGGCGGCAAGGTGCGTCTGGTGCGCGAGCTGGAAGGCGTTGAGGCCGCGCCCGGCGAGCTGGTGCTGCTGGAAAACGTGCGCATGAACAAGGGCGAGAAGAAGAACGATCCCGAACTGGGCAAGAAGTACGCTGCCCTGTGCGACATCTTCGTCATGGACGCCTTCGGCACGGCCCACCGCGCCGAGGCCTCCACCCATGCCGTGGGCCAGTTCGCCCCCGTGGCCTGCGCCGGGCTGCTGCTGGCCGCGGAACTGACCGCCCTGACCAAGGCCCTGGGCGCGCCCCAGCGTCCCCTGCTGGCCATCGTGGGCGGGGCCAAGGTCTCCACCAAGCTGCTGTTGCTCAAGAACCTGCTGCAGAAGGTGGATGGGCTCATCGTCGGCGGCGGCATTGCCAACACCTTCATCGTGGCCCAGGGGCATCCCGTGGGCACGTCCCTCTTTGAAGCCGATCTGGTGGAGGACGCCAAGCTGCTCCTGGCCGAAGCCAAGGCCGCGGGCAAGACCATCCACGTCCCCACGGATGTGGTGGTGGCCAGCGAGCTTTCCGCCTCAGCCCGGCCGTTCCTCAAGGACGTGAGCGACATCGCCGCCGACGACATGGTGCTGGACGTGGGACCGCAGACCGCCAAGGCCTACGCCGCCGCCTGTCAGGAAGCAGCCACCATCGTTTGGAACGGGCCTGTGGGTGTCTTTGAATACGAGCAGTTTGCCGGCGGCTCCAAGGTGCTGGCCTATTCCATCGCCGACTCCAACGCCTTCTCCCTGGTGGGCGGCGGCGATTCCGTGGCCATGGTGGAAAAGTTCGGCCTGGCCGAGGCCATGGGCTACATCTCCACCGGCGGCGGGTCCTTCCTGGAATTCCTGGAAGGCAAGACCCTGCCTGCCGTGGCCATGCTTGAGGAACGCGCCAAAGGGTAA
- the tkt gene encoding transketolase, whose product MSTMREMANAVRFLSIDAVQQARSGHPGAPMGMADFTVALWTRHLRHNPLNPGWWNRDRFVLSNGHASMLLYSMLHLTGYDLSIEDIKQFRQLGSRTAGHPEYRHTPGVETTTGPLGQGIANAVGMALAETMLAAQFNTPEFKLIDHFTYVVMGDGCMMEGLSHEACSLAGSLKLGKLIALYDDNGISIDGAVTPWFSDNTPARFAAYGWHVIADVDGHDPDAVDAAIAAAKAVTDKPSLICCKTIIGYGSPTLCGSEKCHGAPLGDDEIARTRAELGWPHPPFCVPEEIYAAMDARPDGRGHEDAWNELFEAYTTAHPELAAALSRRMHGGLPADFQELAASLVREMNLLEKPVASRKSSQMCLDALAPHLPELVGGSADLAESNCTHWKGAVHFRPDAPTGTSVNYGVREFAMAAIMNGLALHGGVLPFGGTFLVFSDYMRNAMRMSALMGLRVIYVLTHDSIGVGEDGPTHQPVEHVSSLRLIPNLAVWRPADAAETAAAWTWALAQESAPSALCLTRQNLAPLVREGAALANLDKGGYVLLDAADGGDPQVLLMATGSEVMLAVRAARQLADEGVRVRVVSMPCLELFDAQPRSYKDAVLPPAVTRRLAVEAGATGLWHKYVGSDGAVIGMDRYGLSAPADKLFPEFGITVERIVALAREML is encoded by the coding sequence ATGTCCACCATGCGCGAGATGGCCAATGCCGTGCGCTTCCTGAGCATCGACGCCGTGCAGCAGGCACGCTCCGGCCATCCCGGCGCGCCCATGGGCATGGCCGACTTCACCGTCGCCCTCTGGACCAGACACCTGCGCCACAATCCTCTCAATCCCGGCTGGTGGAATCGCGACCGCTTCGTACTCTCCAACGGCCACGCCAGCATGCTGCTGTACAGCATGCTGCACCTGACAGGCTATGACCTGTCCATTGAGGATATCAAACAATTCCGTCAGCTCGGCTCCCGCACCGCCGGGCATCCCGAATACAGACACACCCCCGGCGTGGAAACCACCACCGGCCCCCTGGGCCAGGGCATCGCCAATGCCGTGGGCATGGCCCTGGCGGAAACCATGCTCGCCGCCCAGTTCAACACCCCGGAATTTAAGCTTATTGACCACTTCACCTACGTGGTTATGGGCGACGGCTGCATGATGGAAGGCCTCTCTCACGAGGCCTGTTCCCTGGCCGGCTCCCTCAAGCTGGGCAAGCTCATCGCCCTGTACGACGACAACGGCATCTCCATCGACGGCGCCGTAACTCCCTGGTTCAGCGACAACACCCCGGCCCGGTTTGCCGCCTACGGCTGGCACGTCATCGCCGATGTGGACGGCCATGATCCGGACGCCGTGGATGCCGCCATCGCCGCAGCCAAGGCCGTCACCGACAAGCCTTCCCTCATCTGCTGCAAGACCATCATCGGCTACGGCTCCCCCACCCTGTGCGGCAGCGAAAAGTGCCACGGCGCGCCCCTGGGTGACGACGAAATCGCCCGCACCCGGGCCGAACTGGGCTGGCCGCACCCGCCCTTCTGCGTGCCCGAGGAAATCTACGCCGCCATGGATGCCCGCCCCGACGGCCGCGGGCATGAGGATGCCTGGAACGAGCTGTTCGAAGCCTACACCACGGCCCATCCCGAACTCGCCGCGGCGCTTTCCCGTCGCATGCACGGCGGGCTGCCGGCCGATTTCCAGGAGCTGGCCGCCAGTCTGGTGCGGGAAATGAATCTGCTGGAAAAACCCGTGGCCTCCCGCAAAAGCTCCCAGATGTGCCTGGATGCCCTGGCCCCGCACCTGCCCGAGCTGGTGGGCGGCTCCGCCGACCTGGCCGAATCCAACTGCACCCACTGGAAAGGCGCGGTGCACTTCCGCCCGGATGCACCCACCGGCACCAGCGTGAATTACGGCGTGCGCGAATTCGCCATGGCCGCCATCATGAACGGTCTGGCCCTGCACGGCGGCGTCCTGCCCTTTGGCGGTACGTTCCTGGTGTTTTCCGACTACATGCGCAACGCCATGCGCATGAGCGCCCTCATGGGCCTGCGCGTGATCTACGTGCTGACGCACGACTCCATCGGCGTGGGCGAGGACGGCCCCACCCACCAGCCCGTGGAGCATGTCAGCTCCCTCAGGCTCATCCCCAACCTGGCCGTGTGGCGGCCGGCAGACGCCGCGGAAACCGCCGCCGCCTGGACCTGGGCGCTCGCCCAGGAATCCGCCCCCTCCGCCCTGTGCCTCACCCGCCAGAACCTCGCCCCCCTGGTGCGTGAGGGCGCGGCCCTGGCCAACCTGGACAAGGGCGGCTACGTGCTGCTGGACGCCGCTGACGGCGGGGACCCCCAGGTGCTGCTCATGGCCACGGGCAGCGAAGTGATGCTGGCCGTGCGTGCAGCGCGTCAGTTGGCAGACGAGGGCGTGCGCGTGCGCGTGGTCTCCATGCCCTGCCTGGAACTCTTCGATGCCCAGCCCCGGAGCTACAAGGACGCCGTCCTGCCTCCGGCCGTGACCAGGCGTCTGGCCGTGGAAGCAGGCGCCACCGGCCTGTGGCACAAGTATGTCGGCAGCGATGGCGCCGTCATCGGCATGGACCGCTACGGCCTTTCCGCCCCGGCCGACAAGCTGTTCCCGGAATTCGGCATCACCGTGGAGCGGATTGTGGCGCTTGCCCGGGAAATGCTGTAG
- the rpe gene encoding ribulose-phosphate 3-epimerase: protein MTPASPLHPPLLSPSLLSCDFGRLREELEALEAAGLSWVHWDVMDGRFVPNITLGPPLIKACRKGSSLFFDVHLMIVEPERYVEDFAAAGADLIGVHAEACTHLERVLAQIKATGKQAAVSLNPHTPLQVLEYVLPQCDMVLLMSVNPGFGGQQFLDFTYRKLYELRVMCRRQGCWPRVQVDGGVTPDNAGALIAAGADVLVSGSAFFGFPPYYERHQTFVRAMGV from the coding sequence ATGACCCCTGCATCCCCCCTGCATCCGCCCCTGTTGTCTCCGTCCCTGTTATCCTGCGATTTCGGTCGCCTGCGCGAGGAGCTGGAGGCGCTCGAAGCCGCCGGCCTCTCCTGGGTCCACTGGGACGTCATGGACGGCCGCTTTGTGCCCAACATCACCCTGGGACCGCCCCTCATCAAGGCCTGCCGCAAAGGCTCGTCCCTGTTTTTCGACGTCCACCTGATGATCGTGGAGCCTGAGCGGTATGTGGAGGACTTCGCCGCCGCCGGGGCAGACCTCATCGGCGTGCATGCCGAGGCCTGCACGCACCTGGAACGCGTCCTGGCCCAGATCAAGGCCACAGGCAAGCAGGCCGCCGTGTCCCTCAACCCGCACACGCCCCTGCAGGTGCTGGAATACGTGCTGCCCCAGTGCGACATGGTGCTGCTGATGAGCGTGAACCCCGGCTTCGGCGGGCAGCAGTTCCTGGATTTCACCTACCGCAAGCTCTATGAACTGCGGGTCATGTGCCGCCGGCAGGGCTGCTGGCCCCGGGTGCAGGTGGATGGCGGCGTGACGCCGGACAACGCCGGCGCGCTCATCGCCGCCGGGGCGGATGTGCTGGTGTCCGGCTCGGCGTTCTTCGGATTCCCGCCGTATTACGAACGCCACCAGACCTTTGTGCGGGCCATGGGCGTCTAG
- a CDS encoding MerR family transcriptional regulator: MTDEQLYKIGEVARLLDVNSSVLRYWETEFPRLTPVRTEGGQRLYTPAHLVLLKEIKRLLYDEKRTIQGARQALEAQFPAQPGSTELTSPPGLHQTDPHRDLLLEITAELRAIRRLLEDE, encoded by the coding sequence GTGACCGACGAGCAGCTGTACAAGATCGGCGAAGTGGCCCGCCTGCTGGACGTGAACTCCTCGGTGCTCCGGTACTGGGAAACCGAGTTCCCCCGGCTTACCCCCGTGCGCACCGAGGGCGGCCAACGGCTGTACACCCCGGCGCATCTGGTGTTGCTCAAGGAGATCAAGCGGTTGTTGTATGACGAGAAACGCACCATCCAGGGCGCGCGCCAGGCCCTGGAGGCGCAGTTCCCGGCCCAGCCGGGCAGTACCGAGCTGACGTCGCCTCCCGGCCTCCACCAGACGGATCCGCACCGCGATCTGCTGTTGGAAATCACCGCCGAACTGCGTGCCATCCGCCGTCTGCTGGAGGACGAATGA
- the pheT gene encoding phenylalanine--tRNA ligase subunit beta, protein MRVSCSWLREFVSFEITPAQLGDRLTMQGLEVEDLFNPFAALEHVVVGRVLTREPHPQAEKLSVCTVDVGQAATLTIVCGAPNVAAGQVVPVALPGAVLPNGMAIKPASLRGVPSQGMICSETELGLGEGKDGILVLDGDAAACAPGTPLATALRLDTEVFEIGITPNRADCLSHLGVAREAALALGLPVTLPGFSLAEDPARPAAPALFAVEIPEPALCPVYQGRVISGVHIGKSPAWLRYRLIALGLRPISNLVDVTNYVMMEVGQPLHAFDMDLLAGGKIRVARAEAGMQFVTLDGQTRTLTGDDLCIWDGDKPVGLAGVMGGANSEVHDGTTNIFLESAVFRPGTIRRTGRRLSLSSEAGYRFERGVDQPGSRFALDRAAALMTELGGGVLHPGVAVAEPAPWINRRIRFRPARARMLLGVDVTDDFCRTTLQHLGCQVDEHDAQSQPGWTVTAPSHRVDLEREADIVEEVGRVHGLDRIPGVVPAVSRQLDAPRQDRTPFAWTMRTKHWAQGCGLLEAINFSFFGHKDLDRFHLPVEHRVSVLNPLSEEQDALRTALAPGLLYSLKVNLSQGVERVRLFEVAKAFFKDPASETTVREESRLGLLLYGPRDPDCWPYSRDVADYQDLKGLTEHLLETLGLPAAGFARQDDHPYLSPAVAVTVQGEYVGALGRVQPEIAKEYHARQDVWLAELELDVLARLAAGVLPAFQALPVFPASKRDITIAAPAGLAVQQLLDAARGAGSSILEDVVLVDRYLPAGNDGPRNWTLRFTFRHPAKTLKDKDVDKEMERLGAVLQQEATRS, encoded by the coding sequence ATGCGCGTGAGCTGCTCCTGGCTCCGGGAATTCGTTTCCTTCGAGATCACCCCCGCCCAGCTGGGGGACCGCCTGACCATGCAAGGCCTCGAAGTTGAAGATTTGTTCAACCCGTTCGCCGCGTTGGAACACGTCGTCGTCGGTCGTGTCCTCACACGGGAGCCCCATCCCCAGGCCGAGAAGCTCTCGGTCTGCACCGTGGACGTAGGCCAGGCCGCCACGCTGACCATCGTCTGCGGCGCGCCCAACGTGGCCGCCGGCCAGGTAGTGCCCGTGGCCCTGCCCGGCGCGGTGCTGCCCAACGGCATGGCCATCAAGCCCGCCTCCCTGCGCGGGGTGCCGTCCCAGGGCATGATCTGCTCCGAAACCGAGCTGGGCCTGGGCGAAGGCAAGGATGGCATCCTGGTGCTGGACGGCGACGCCGCTGCCTGCGCCCCTGGCACGCCCCTGGCCACGGCACTGCGGCTGGATACGGAAGTCTTCGAGATCGGCATCACCCCCAACCGGGCAGACTGCCTCTCCCACCTGGGCGTGGCCCGCGAGGCTGCGCTTGCGTTGGGCCTGCCGGTCACCCTGCCGGGTTTCTCCCTGGCAGAGGACCCCGCCCGCCCCGCCGCCCCGGCCCTCTTTGCCGTGGAAATTCCCGAACCGGCGCTCTGCCCCGTGTATCAGGGCCGCGTCATCAGCGGGGTGCACATCGGCAAGTCTCCGGCATGGCTGCGCTATCGCCTCATCGCCCTGGGTCTGCGGCCCATCAGCAATCTGGTGGACGTGACCAACTACGTGATGATGGAAGTGGGCCAGCCCCTGCACGCCTTCGACATGGACCTCCTGGCCGGCGGTAAAATCCGCGTGGCCCGGGCCGAGGCCGGCATGCAGTTCGTCACCCTGGACGGCCAGACCCGCACCCTCACCGGCGACGACCTCTGCATCTGGGACGGCGACAAGCCCGTGGGCCTGGCTGGCGTCATGGGCGGGGCCAACTCCGAAGTGCACGACGGCACCACGAACATTTTCCTGGAGTCCGCCGTCTTCCGGCCGGGCACCATCCGTCGCACCGGCCGCCGCCTGAGCCTTTCCAGCGAGGCCGGCTACCGCTTTGAACGCGGGGTGGATCAGCCCGGGTCCCGCTTTGCCCTGGACCGCGCCGCGGCCCTCATGACCGAGCTGGGCGGCGGGGTGCTGCATCCCGGCGTGGCCGTGGCCGAGCCTGCGCCGTGGATCAATCGCCGCATCCGCTTCCGCCCGGCCCGGGCCCGCATGCTCCTGGGCGTGGACGTGACGGACGACTTCTGCCGCACCACCCTGCAGCACCTCGGCTGTCAGGTGGACGAGCACGACGCGCAGTCCCAGCCCGGATGGACCGTCACCGCCCCCAGCCACCGCGTGGATCTGGAGCGCGAGGCGGACATTGTGGAGGAAGTGGGCCGCGTGCACGGGCTGGACCGCATCCCCGGCGTGGTGCCTGCCGTCTCCCGCCAGCTCGATGCCCCTCGCCAGGACCGCACCCCCTTTGCCTGGACCATGCGTACCAAGCACTGGGCCCAGGGCTGCGGCCTGCTGGAGGCCATCAACTTCAGCTTCTTCGGCCACAAGGATCTGGACCGCTTCCACCTGCCCGTGGAACACCGCGTCAGCGTCCTCAATCCCCTGTCCGAAGAACAGGACGCCCTGCGCACGGCCCTGGCCCCGGGGCTGCTCTACTCCCTCAAGGTCAACCTGTCCCAGGGCGTGGAGCGGGTACGTCTGTTCGAAGTGGCCAAGGCCTTCTTCAAGGACCCGGCATCCGAAACCACGGTGCGCGAGGAATCCCGCCTGGGCCTGCTGCTGTACGGCCCCCGGGACCCCGACTGCTGGCCCTACTCCCGCGACGTGGCCGACTATCAGGACCTCAAAGGACTGACGGAACATCTGCTGGAGACGCTGGGCCTGCCGGCTGCCGGCTTTGCCCGGCAGGACGATCACCCCTATCTGTCCCCGGCGGTGGCCGTGACGGTGCAGGGCGAGTACGTGGGCGCGCTGGGTCGGGTGCAGCCAGAGATCGCCAAGGAATATCACGCCCGGCAGGATGTCTGGCTGGCTGAACTGGAGCTGGATGTGCTGGCCCGGCTGGCGGCCGGCGTGCTGCCGGCCTTCCAGGCCCTGCCGGTGTTTCCGGCGTCCAAGCGGGACATCACCATTGCCGCGCCGGCCGGCCTGGCCGTGCAGCAACTGCTGGACGCAGCCCGGGGCGCGGGATCGTCCATCCTGGAAGACGTGGTCCTGGTGGACCGCTACCTGCCCGCCGGCAACGACGGGCCCCGCAACTGGACCCTGCGATTCACGTTCCGACATCCCGCCAAGACCCTGAAGGACAAGGATGTGGACAAGGAAATGGAACGCCTGGGCGCAGTCTTGCAACAGGAGGCGACCCGTTCCTGA
- the pheS gene encoding phenylalanine--tRNA ligase subunit alpha: protein MSIDDLLQEFDSLIPAFEEGLSAVMQADGPSSSSSAALADALEAVRVEFLGRKGRLAGLMAKLGTADPADRPALGQAANRVKEAISVRFDDALAALEKAKADALLKHFDPTVPGRAPTLGGLHPITLVMEEVCQVFQHLGFEIVSGPEVETDWYNFEALNMPGDHPARDMQDTLFIQENIVLRTHTSPLQIRTMLARKPPVAAVAPGKVYRRDSDITHTPMFHQIEGFLVDKHVSMAHLRGSLTAFLQALFGAGTKVRFRPSFFPFTEPSAEVDISCNMCGGKGHKGNEPCRVCKTTGWLEILGCGMIDPEVFRAVGYDSEAWSGFAFGMGVERIAMLKYGVGDLRMFFENDARFLRQFA from the coding sequence ATGAGCATCGACGATCTCTTGCAGGAGTTCGACTCCCTGATTCCGGCGTTCGAGGAGGGGCTTTCCGCCGTCATGCAGGCGGATGGCCCTTCCTCGTCTTCATCCGCCGCCCTGGCGGACGCCCTGGAAGCCGTGCGCGTGGAGTTTCTCGGCCGCAAGGGCCGGCTCGCAGGGCTCATGGCCAAACTGGGCACGGCCGACCCCGCCGACCGCCCCGCCCTGGGCCAGGCCGCCAACCGCGTCAAGGAAGCCATTTCCGTACGCTTCGACGACGCCCTGGCCGCCCTGGAAAAAGCCAAGGCCGACGCCCTGCTCAAGCACTTCGACCCCACCGTGCCCGGCCGCGCCCCCACCCTGGGCGGGCTGCATCCCATCACCCTGGTGATGGAAGAAGTCTGCCAGGTGTTCCAGCATCTTGGCTTCGAAATCGTCTCCGGCCCCGAGGTGGAGACGGATTGGTACAACTTCGAAGCCCTGAACATGCCCGGGGATCACCCGGCCCGCGACATGCAGGATACGCTCTTCATCCAGGAGAACATCGTCCTGCGCACGCACACCTCGCCCTTGCAGATCCGCACCATGCTGGCCCGCAAGCCTCCTGTGGCCGCCGTGGCGCCGGGCAAGGTCTACCGCCGCGACTCGGACATCACCCACACGCCCATGTTCCACCAGATCGAAGGCTTTTTGGTGGACAAGCATGTGAGCATGGCCCACCTGCGCGGCAGCCTCACCGCCTTCCTGCAGGCCCTTTTCGGCGCCGGCACCAAGGTCCGCTTCCGGCCCAGCTTCTTCCCCTTCACCGAGCCCAGCGCCGAGGTGGACATCTCCTGCAACATGTGCGGCGGCAAAGGCCACAAGGGCAACGAGCCCTGCCGCGTGTGCAAGACCACAGGCTGGCTGGAGATTCTTGGCTGCGGCATGATCGACCCCGAGGTCTTCCGGGCCGTGGGCTACGATTCCGAGGCGTGGAGCGGCTTTGCCTTCGGCATGGGCGTGGAGCGCATCGCCATGCTCAAATACGGCGTGGGCGACCTGCGCATGTTTTTCGAAAACGACGCGCGGTTCCTGCGGCAATTCGCCTAG
- the rplT gene encoding 50S ribosomal protein L20, with amino-acid sequence MRVKRGMAAHRRHKRYIDQAKGFRGGRGNLYRSAREAVERSLCYAYRDRKVKKREFRKLWILRINAAAREHGLNYGKFMHGLALAGIELNRKVLADLAVREKESFSRLAAVVKEKLALA; translated from the coding sequence ATGCGAGTTAAACGCGGGATGGCTGCCCACCGGCGGCACAAGCGATACATTGATCAGGCCAAAGGCTTCCGTGGCGGACGCGGCAATCTCTACCGCTCGGCACGCGAAGCGGTGGAACGCAGCCTCTGCTACGCCTACCGCGACCGCAAGGTCAAAAAGCGCGAATTCCGCAAGCTGTGGATCCTGCGCATCAACGCCGCCGCCCGTGAGCATGGCCTGAACTACGGCAAGTTCATGCATGGTCTGGCCCTGGCCGGCATTGAGCTCAACCGCAAGGTTCTGGCCGACTTGGCCGTGCGCGAGAAGGAATCCTTCTCCCGTCTGGCCGCCGTGGTCAAAGAAAAGCTGGCCCTGGCCTAG
- the rpmI gene encoding 50S ribosomal protein L35: MPKLKTNKSAAKRFSKTGTGKFKRRQQNMRHILTKKSAQRKRRLGQSAIVDQTNERALRALMPYA, encoded by the coding sequence ATGCCCAAGCTGAAGACCAACAAGTCCGCGGCCAAGCGCTTTTCCAAAACCGGCACTGGCAAATTCAAGCGCCGGCAGCAGAACATGCGCCACATTCTGACCAAGAAGTCTGCGCAGCGCAAACGCCGCCTGGGCCAGAGCGCCATTGTGGACCAGACCAACGAACGCGCCCTCCGGGCCCTGATGCCCTACGCCTAG
- the infC gene encoding translation initiation factor IF-3: protein MSSPPHARCNLQIRARELRVIGEDGEQLGILSRDDALRAAQEKGLDLVEVAPNAEPPVCRIMDFGKYKYQQQKKQQEARKRQSIIQVKEIKVRPKTDEHDFQTKLKHVLRFLEEGDRVKVTVFFRGREIVHKDRGLSILQKFVASIGERGKLDQEPQAEGRTLFMLVSPAAKK, encoded by the coding sequence ATTTCTTCGCCACCCCATGCCCGGTGTAACCTGCAGATTCGTGCACGGGAGCTTCGCGTCATCGGCGAAGACGGTGAGCAGCTCGGCATATTGTCGCGCGACGACGCCCTTCGGGCCGCCCAGGAAAAGGGGCTCGATTTGGTGGAAGTGGCGCCCAATGCCGAACCGCCCGTCTGCCGCATCATGGATTTTGGAAAATATAAATACCAGCAGCAGAAAAAGCAGCAGGAGGCGCGCAAGCGCCAGTCCATCATCCAGGTGAAGGAAATCAAGGTCCGCCCCAAGACCGACGAGCACGACTTCCAGACCAAGCTCAAGCATGTGCTGCGCTTCTTGGAAGAAGGCGATCGCGTTAAGGTGACCGTGTTTTTCCGGGGACGCGAAATTGTGCACAAGGATCGCGGGCTGTCCATTCTGCAAAAGTTTGTGGCGAGCATCGGCGAGAGGGGCAAGCTGGACCAAGAGCCGCAGGCCGAAGGCCGCACGCTGTTCATGCTTGTCTCCCCCGCGGCCAAGAAGTAA